In Luteitalea sp. TBR-22, one genomic interval encodes:
- a CDS encoding biotin-dependent carboxyltransferase family protein, with protein sequence MPDALQLTRAGLHTTLQDEGRWGLQHLGVPVGGALDLPALHRANALVGNAAGEAALEITLVGGTYRAVGPLQAAVTGAPFALTVDGRAVPMETRFGIADGGVLAFGARRAGARAYLAVRGGFDVPLVLGSRSAWPLLPRRGALADGSRLAVASRMIGAPRSDVAPSPAPSPVLRVLPGPDVEHASHAYAALCAGTYRVASSATRMACPLEGPPVALAMPQRSSSGTVTGAVQVLPSGAPVLLLAERQTTGGYPVVAVVITADLPHVAQRAPGDEVRFAPTTRAEAMRALLAMEPWRWT encoded by the coding sequence ATGCCTGACGCGCTGCAACTGACGCGCGCCGGCCTGCACACCACCCTGCAGGACGAGGGGCGCTGGGGCCTGCAGCACCTCGGGGTGCCCGTGGGAGGGGCACTCGACCTGCCGGCGCTGCATCGCGCCAATGCGCTGGTCGGCAACGCGGCCGGCGAGGCAGCGCTCGAGATCACGCTGGTCGGCGGCACGTACCGCGCCGTCGGTCCGCTGCAGGCGGCCGTCACCGGCGCGCCGTTCGCCCTCACCGTCGACGGGCGAGCCGTGCCGATGGAGACGCGGTTCGGGATCGCCGATGGCGGTGTGCTGGCGTTCGGCGCGCGGCGTGCCGGCGCGCGCGCCTACCTGGCCGTGCGCGGCGGCTTCGACGTGCCGCTCGTGCTCGGGAGTCGCAGCGCCTGGCCCCTGCTGCCACGCCGGGGCGCGCTGGCCGATGGCTCGCGACTCGCGGTCGCGTCGCGCATGATTGGCGCGCCGCGTTCCGACGTGGCGCCTTCGCCGGCGCCGTCTCCGGTGCTCCGCGTCCTCCCGGGACCCGACGTCGAGCATGCCTCCCACGCCTACGCTGCCCTCTGCGCCGGTACCTACCGCGTCGCCTCGTCGGCCACACGGATGGCCTGCCCGCTCGAAGGGCCGCCGGTCGCGCTCGCGATGCCGCAGCGTTCGTCGTCGGGCACCGTGACCGGAGCCGTGCAGGTGCTGCCGTCGGGGGCGCCCGTGCTCCTGCTGGCCGAGCGGCAGACCACGGGCGGGTATCCGGTCGTCGCCGTGGTGATCACCGCCGACCTGCCGCATGTCGCCCAGCGTGCTCCCGGCGACGAGGTCCGCTTCGCGCCGACCACGCGTGCCGAGGCGATGCGGGCCCTTCTGGCCATGGAACCATGGAGGTGGACGTGA
- the pxpB gene encoding 5-oxoprolinase subunit PxpB, whose product MSEHWQLAFVGDSALAVRVLDESPLDANARVHVLADAVRAAAIVGVRDVVPGMRDLVVHLDPRRCDVGLVERALARAATSAIPTSTPSATSEFVVTFGGAAGPDLDDVARACGLPAADVVRRLTRADLVVHFVGFLPGFPYLGPLDAGLRLPRRQTPRACVPAGSVAIAGEYVGIYPWESPGGWHLVGRTDGALFDPARVPPAVLAPGMRVRLVDADA is encoded by the coding sequence GTGAGCGAGCACTGGCAACTGGCGTTCGTCGGTGACAGCGCGCTGGCGGTGCGCGTGCTCGACGAGTCGCCCCTCGACGCCAACGCGCGCGTGCACGTGCTGGCCGACGCGGTGCGGGCCGCCGCGATCGTCGGTGTGCGGGACGTGGTGCCCGGCATGCGCGACCTCGTGGTGCACCTCGACCCCCGCCGATGTGACGTCGGCCTGGTCGAGCGCGCCCTGGCGCGTGCTGCCACGTCGGCCATCCCGACCTCGACCCCGTCGGCGACCAGTGAGTTCGTGGTGACCTTCGGCGGCGCGGCCGGGCCCGACCTCGACGACGTCGCCCGCGCATGCGGGCTGCCCGCGGCCGATGTCGTGCGCCGGCTCACGCGTGCGGATCTGGTGGTGCACTTCGTGGGCTTCCTGCCCGGGTTCCCGTACCTCGGGCCGCTCGATGCCGGGCTGCGTCTTCCGCGTCGACAGACCCCGCGAGCGTGCGTGCCGGCTGGCTCGGTGGCGATCGCGGGCGAGTACGTCGGCATCTATCCGTGGGAAAGTCCGGGGGGATGGCACCTGGTCGGCCGGACCGACGGTGCCCTCTTCGATCCGGCGCGCGTCCCGCCGGCGGTCCTTGCGCCCGGGATGCGCGTGCGCCTCGTCGACGCCGATGCCTGA
- the mpl gene encoding UDP-N-acetylmuramate:L-alanyl-gamma-D-glutamyl-meso-diaminopimelate ligase: MHIHLIGVAGTAMATLAAMLQRRGHRVTGSDAGVYPPMSDFLRAEAIEVHEGYAAEHVDPSADLVVVGNAISRGNPELEAVLARRQRYCSLPERIRDEFLWERHPIVVSGTHGKTTTTSLVAWVLTHAGLDPSLLVGGIAANFEASYRLGHGRDFVIEGDEYDSAFFDKTAKFLKYVPHTVIVNNVEFDHADIYADLEAIVTAFTRLLRLVPSNGRVLLGADDPVAASLRRSAYGQVETFGLTAGADWQARALRPSATATTFEVVRRGEVLGDATVPMTGEHNVRNALAALAVAATRGVPFALAAEGMSRFAGVKRRMELRGTARGVSVYDDFAHHPTAIAETLRGVRRAHPGARIWAVFEPRSASSCRRVFQDAFAGAFGDADEVVIASAYRTNLPPEERLSVPGLVDALLASGRRARHIDGTAHIIATVAQEAREGDLVVVMSNGGFDDIHARLLEALGAGPQG, encoded by the coding sequence GTGCACATCCACCTGATCGGCGTGGCGGGCACCGCGATGGCGACGCTCGCGGCGATGCTGCAGCGGCGCGGCCACCGCGTGACCGGCTCGGATGCCGGCGTGTACCCGCCGATGAGCGACTTCCTGCGCGCCGAGGCCATCGAGGTCCACGAGGGATACGCCGCCGAGCACGTCGATCCCTCGGCCGACCTCGTGGTGGTGGGCAACGCGATCTCGCGCGGCAACCCCGAGCTCGAGGCGGTGCTCGCGCGCCGGCAGCGCTACTGCTCGCTGCCCGAGCGCATCCGCGACGAGTTCCTCTGGGAGCGTCATCCCATCGTCGTCAGCGGCACGCACGGCAAGACCACCACGACGAGCCTGGTAGCCTGGGTCCTCACCCACGCCGGGCTCGATCCGTCGCTGCTGGTGGGCGGCATCGCCGCGAACTTCGAGGCCAGCTACAGGCTCGGGCACGGCCGCGACTTCGTGATCGAGGGCGACGAGTACGACAGCGCGTTCTTCGACAAGACCGCCAAGTTCCTCAAGTACGTGCCGCACACGGTCATCGTCAACAACGTCGAGTTCGATCACGCCGACATCTACGCCGATCTCGAGGCCATCGTCACCGCGTTCACGCGGTTGCTGCGCCTGGTGCCGTCGAACGGTCGCGTCCTGCTCGGCGCCGACGACCCGGTGGCCGCGTCGCTGCGCCGCTCGGCATACGGGCAGGTGGAGACCTTCGGGCTGACGGCCGGCGCCGACTGGCAGGCGCGCGCGCTGCGGCCGTCGGCAACGGCGACCACCTTCGAGGTGGTCAGGCGCGGTGAGGTGCTGGGCGATGCGACCGTGCCGATGACCGGCGAGCACAACGTGCGCAACGCGCTCGCGGCGCTCGCCGTCGCCGCGACGCGAGGCGTGCCGTTCGCGCTGGCTGCCGAGGGGATGTCGCGGTTCGCCGGCGTCAAGCGTCGGATGGAACTGCGGGGCACGGCGCGCGGTGTCTCGGTGTACGACGACTTCGCTCACCACCCGACGGCGATTGCCGAGACGCTGCGGGGCGTGCGGCGCGCCCATCCCGGCGCGCGCATCTGGGCCGTCTTCGAGCCGCGGTCGGCATCGAGTTGTCGACGTGTGTTCCAGGACGCCTTCGCCGGGGCCTTCGGCGATGCCGACGAGGTGGTGATTGCCTCGGCCTACCGCACGAACCTGCCGCCCGAGGAACGACTGTCGGTGCCCGGACTGGTGGACGCCCTGCTCGCCTCAGGCCGGCGGGCTCGCCACATCGACGGCACCGCGCACATCATCGCGACCGTCGCGCAGGAGGCCCGCGAGGGCGACCTCGTGGTGGTCATGTCCAACGGCGGCTTCGACGACATCCACGCGCGGCTGCTCGAGGCGCTTGGCGCCGGGCCTCAGGGGTGA
- a CDS encoding LD-carboxypeptidase, whose translation MPTRPFLRPRALRRGDRIALLALASRPRTQDVAAGAEELRRLGFEPVLSSLPQGGAPYVAGSAVERASALRAHLHDSRIAAVMALRGGYGSAQVLPHLDLADVRAARKLIIGYSDITSLLDTFTGHAGLVTVHGPMLEGRLALGPTAYDRDGFLRVVTQPEPFGAVAADGAHVVRPGAACGILRGGTLTQIAALLGTPWAWSAAEDTLLFLDDVNERPYRLDRMLWQLRHAGVLDHVRGVIVNELPGCDEPGGTVTAVDAVREALTDFDGPVVAGIRSGHTAGAMLTLPFGVQATLEARDEPRLVIDEPAVT comes from the coding sequence ATGCCGACGCGGCCCTTCCTGCGGCCACGGGCCCTGCGTCGGGGCGACCGGATCGCGTTGCTGGCCCTGGCGAGTCGGCCCCGCACGCAAGACGTGGCGGCGGGAGCCGAAGAGTTGCGCCGCCTGGGCTTCGAACCGGTGCTCTCCAGTCTGCCGCAGGGGGGCGCGCCCTACGTGGCCGGATCGGCCGTCGAGCGCGCGTCGGCGTTGCGCGCGCACCTGCACGACTCCCGGATCGCTGCGGTGATGGCGCTGCGCGGCGGCTATGGATCCGCGCAGGTGCTGCCTCACCTCGACCTGGCCGACGTCCGGGCCGCGCGCAAGCTGATCATCGGCTACAGCGACATCACGTCCTTGCTCGACACGTTCACGGGGCACGCCGGACTGGTGACCGTCCACGGGCCGATGCTCGAGGGGCGGCTTGCGCTCGGGCCCACCGCGTACGACCGCGACGGTTTCCTCCGCGTCGTCACGCAGCCCGAGCCGTTCGGCGCCGTTGCGGCCGACGGCGCCCACGTCGTGCGACCAGGTGCGGCGTGCGGCATCCTGCGAGGCGGAACCCTGACGCAGATCGCGGCGCTGCTCGGGACACCATGGGCGTGGTCCGCCGCCGAGGACACGCTGCTCTTCCTCGACGACGTCAACGAGCGTCCGTATCGGCTGGACCGGATGCTCTGGCAGCTTCGGCATGCGGGCGTGCTCGATCACGTCCGGGGCGTCATCGTCAACGAGTTGCCCGGCTGCGACGAGCCGGGCGGAACGGTCACGGCGGTGGACGCCGTGCGCGAGGCGCTCACGGACTTCGACGGCCCGGTCGTTGCGGGCATCCGCAGCGGGCACACGGCCGGCGCCATGCTGACGCTGCCGTTCGGCGTGCAAGCGACACTCGAGGCCCGGGACGAGCCGCGGCTGGTCATCGACGAGCCGGCCGTCACGTAA
- the nagZ gene encoding beta-N-acetylhexosaminidase — MSRERRREVGQLMFAGFRGHSIPVELRSLAREFDIGGVVLFARNVAEPAQVAELAREAQELSTSGPVWVAIDQEGGRVQRVKAPLTIWPPPATLGRADDVDLTRRFGRALARELRAMGITFDFAPVLDVLTRKDNPAIGDRAISDDAARVARHGVAFIEALQREGLPSCAKHFPGHGEASVDSHEDLPIVDLPPDRLEHVEWVPFRAAFEAGVAAVMSCHLLVPSLDEQNPATLSREVITGRLRGQLGFGGLVLTDDMDMKAISLRMEPGEAAARAVVAGCDGVLQCGGDHDRVAAALEGLVRAVEDESITFTRLDDALGRHKALKARYLSEEARRRAPAAPTLREVIGSAEHALVAEQMRHFA, encoded by the coding sequence ATGAGCCGCGAGCGACGCCGCGAGGTCGGCCAGCTGATGTTCGCCGGGTTCCGCGGGCACTCGATCCCCGTCGAACTCCGATCGCTGGCCCGCGAGTTCGACATCGGCGGCGTCGTCCTCTTCGCCCGCAACGTGGCCGAGCCGGCACAGGTCGCCGAGCTGGCGCGCGAGGCGCAGGAGCTGTCCACCTCGGGCCCGGTCTGGGTCGCCATCGACCAGGAGGGCGGGCGTGTGCAGCGCGTCAAGGCGCCACTCACGATCTGGCCGCCGCCCGCGACGCTCGGCCGCGCCGACGACGTCGATCTGACGCGCCGCTTCGGTCGCGCCCTCGCACGGGAACTGCGCGCGATGGGCATCACGTTCGACTTCGCGCCGGTGCTCGACGTACTGACGCGCAAGGACAACCCGGCGATCGGTGACCGCGCGATCTCCGACGACGCGGCGCGCGTGGCGCGCCACGGGGTCGCGTTCATCGAGGCCCTGCAGCGCGAAGGGCTGCCGTCGTGCGCCAAGCACTTCCCGGGGCACGGTGAGGCCTCGGTGGACTCGCACGAGGACCTGCCGATCGTCGACCTGCCGCCCGACCGCCTCGAGCACGTCGAGTGGGTGCCGTTCCGCGCCGCCTTCGAGGCCGGCGTCGCGGCGGTCATGTCGTGCCACCTGTTGGTGCCGAGCCTCGACGAGCAGAACCCGGCGACGTTGTCGCGCGAGGTGATCACCGGGCGCCTGCGTGGCCAACTCGGGTTCGGCGGCCTCGTGCTGACCGACGACATGGACATGAAGGCGATCTCGTTGCGCATGGAACCGGGCGAGGCGGCCGCGCGCGCGGTGGTTGCCGGTTGCGATGGCGTCCTGCAGTGCGGTGGCGATCACGACCGCGTGGCCGCTGCGCTCGAGGGCCTCGTGCGCGCCGTCGAGGACGAGTCCATCACCTTCACGCGCCTCGACGACGCACTCGGGCGGCACAAGGCCCTGAAGGCGCGGTACCTCTCGGAGGAGGCGCGTCGCCGTGCCCCCGCCGCGCCGACCCTGCGCGAGGTGATCGGCTCGGCCGAGCACGCACTGGTGGCCGAGCAGATGCGGCACTTCGCGTGA
- the polX gene encoding DNA polymerase/3'-5' exonuclease PolX, which translates to MPRPAVENVAIARVLAEIGDLLEIKGENPFKVRAYRNASQVVRDTGERVAGLAPADLRALPGIGKDIAARISELVETGGSTYHRELAAEFPAGLLDVLRLQGVGPKTAALLYKEIGVGSVDDLKQALASGAVRAVKGMGPGKEAALRKAIEDHQAFAGRYLASEVWQQAAALLAHLRAACPGATFDLVGSLRRGAETCGDLDVLATDAPPEVMDHFVAFARVERVLGQGPTKSSVRLGKGLQADLRVVPAESRGAALQYFTGSKAHNIELRDRAVRRGLKLNEYGLFRLEDDTRVAGDTEAGIYEALGLPWIAPELREQRGEFDAAREGRLPGLVERADLRGDLHCHTTATDGKDTIRAMALAARDAGLSYLAITDHSQALAMANGLDERRALAHAAEIRALNDELDGITLLAGIECDIRPDGTMDLAEDCLAQLDVVVASVHSALTQEPARMTERVLRALECPWVDVLGHPTGRMLLRREASALDVEAVIAAAARLGVALEINGQPHRRDLHDAHARLARDRGVRIVLSSDAHGVGGFEHLHWATFTARRAWLTPEDVLTCLPLDALRASLRRHRSQP; encoded by the coding sequence GTGCCTCGACCTGCCGTGGAAAACGTCGCCATCGCCCGCGTCCTCGCCGAGATCGGCGACCTGCTCGAGATCAAGGGCGAGAACCCCTTCAAGGTCCGCGCGTATCGCAACGCGTCGCAGGTCGTGCGCGACACCGGCGAGCGGGTCGCTGGTCTCGCACCGGCCGACCTGCGCGCCCTGCCCGGCATCGGCAAGGACATCGCGGCCCGCATCAGCGAACTGGTCGAGACGGGCGGCTCGACGTACCACCGGGAACTCGCCGCCGAGTTTCCCGCCGGTCTCCTCGACGTGCTGCGCCTGCAGGGCGTCGGCCCGAAGACGGCTGCGCTGCTCTACAAGGAGATCGGCGTCGGGTCGGTGGACGACCTGAAGCAGGCCCTCGCCTCTGGCGCGGTGCGAGCCGTCAAGGGCATGGGGCCCGGCAAGGAAGCGGCGCTGCGCAAGGCCATCGAGGATCACCAGGCCTTCGCCGGACGCTACCTGGCCTCCGAGGTCTGGCAACAGGCGGCGGCGCTGCTGGCGCACCTGCGTGCGGCCTGCCCCGGCGCGACGTTCGACCTCGTCGGCAGCCTTCGTCGGGGGGCCGAGACCTGTGGCGACCTCGACGTGCTCGCCACCGACGCACCGCCCGAGGTGATGGATCACTTCGTCGCGTTCGCGCGCGTCGAACGGGTGCTCGGGCAGGGGCCGACCAAGAGCAGTGTCCGCCTCGGCAAGGGCCTGCAAGCCGACCTGCGGGTGGTGCCTGCCGAGTCGCGCGGCGCCGCGCTGCAGTACTTCACGGGCAGCAAGGCCCACAACATCGAACTGCGCGATCGCGCCGTGCGCAGGGGCCTCAAGCTGAACGAGTACGGGCTCTTCCGCCTCGAGGACGACACGCGGGTCGCGGGCGACACCGAAGCCGGCATCTACGAGGCGCTCGGCCTGCCGTGGATCGCGCCGGAACTGCGCGAGCAGCGCGGCGAGTTCGACGCGGCGCGCGAGGGCCGCTTGCCGGGGCTCGTCGAGCGGGCCGACCTGCGGGGCGACCTGCACTGCCACACCACCGCCACCGACGGCAAGGACACCATCCGCGCCATGGCGCTCGCGGCGCGGGACGCGGGCCTGTCCTACCTGGCCATCACCGATCACAGCCAGGCGCTGGCGATGGCCAACGGCCTCGACGAGCGACGCGCCCTGGCGCACGCCGCCGAGATCCGCGCGCTGAACGACGAGCTCGACGGCATCACCCTGCTGGCCGGCATCGAGTGCGACATCCGCCCGGACGGCACGATGGACCTCGCCGAGGACTGCCTCGCGCAGCTCGACGTCGTCGTGGCCTCGGTGCACTCGGCTCTCACGCAGGAACCTGCCCGCATGACCGAGCGCGTCCTGCGCGCGCTCGAGTGCCCGTGGGTGGACGTCCTCGGCCATCCGACCGGGCGCATGCTCCTGCGGCGCGAGGCGTCGGCCCTCGACGTGGAGGCGGTGATCGCGGCCGCCGCGCGGCTCGGCGTGGCGCTCGAGATCAACGGACAGCCCCACCGGCGCGACCTGCACGACGCGCACGCCCGGCTGGCGCGCGACCGGGGCGTCAGGATCGTGCTTTCGAGCGACGCGCACGGCGTGGGCGGGTTCGAGCACCTGCACTGGGCCACCTTCACCGCACGCCGGGCGTGGCTCACGCCCGAGGACGTGCTGACCTGCCTGCCGTTGGACGCCCTCCGCGCCTCGCTGCGCCGACACCGGAGCCAGCCATGA